A genome region from Mercenaria mercenaria strain notata chromosome 11, MADL_Memer_1, whole genome shotgun sequence includes the following:
- the LOC128546958 gene encoding uncharacterized protein LOC128546958: MAEYMSERELRKIERNRRKEEDRLKRQNARTLEKEEKRKREQSEHDKKEREQLELQKQRERLIHERRKLKEKSKLLYEMEKGMKERERVDKDIRQKSKDIKKDFESDTSETEEEFKELEQVDSDHNSSIERKERSDKIRKYTSSSKENLRLKESEITQSNRAERKDSSDSEYSDLDKSTELQANARQTFSEERMKKRKGSVLNMKDEMSFKNENPLSSDSLEDKESEIELDSEQSESDASEDAYTTVDQIYDVDYIENPRHNSTEIETEENKNVNFENEMRWLDEKWQQYQCENAELKSSIDKLRNTETEKENIKRDRNKHLKYTAAEDMLKEKIKHS; this comes from the coding sequence aTGGCGGAATATATGTCAGAAAGAGAACtgagaaaaattgaaagaaataggAGAAAGGAGGAAGATAGATTAAAAAGACAAAATGCAAGAACACTAGAAAAGGAGGAAAAACGTAAGCGTGAGCAAAGTGAACATGATAAAAAGGAGAGAGAACAACTTGAACTACAAAAGCAGAGAGAAAGGTTAATACATGAACGGCGTAAACTTAAAGAGAAAAGCAAGCTGCTATATGAAATGGAGAAAGGAATGAAAGAAAGAGAAAGGGTAGATAAAGATATAAGACAGAAGTCTAAAGATATTAAGAAAGATTTTGAAAGTGATACAAGTGAAACAGAGGAAGAGTTTAAAGAATTAGAACAAGTTGATAGTGATCATAATAGTAgtatagaaagaaaagaaagaagtGATAAAATCAGAAAGTATACAAGTTCAAGTAAGGAAAACCTAAGATTGAAAGAAAGTGAAATTACACAAAGCAATAGAGCTGAACGTAAAGATAGTTCAGATAGTGAATATTCAGATTTAGATAAATCAACGGAATTACAGGCAAATGCTAGACAGACATTTAGTGAAGAAAGAATGAAGAAAAGGAAAGGTTCAGTTCTGAATATGAAAGATGAAATGAGCTTCAAGAATGAAAACCCACTATCAAGTGATAGTCTAGAAGATAAAGAAAGTGAAATAGAATTAGATTCAGAACAATCTGAAAGTGATGCCTCGGAAGATGCATACACAACAGTGGATCAAATATATGATGTAGATTATATTGAAAATCCGAGACATAATAGTACAGAGATAGaaactgaagaaaacaaaaatgtgaattttGAGAATGAAATGAGATGGCTTGATGAAAAATGGCAGCAATATCAATGTGAAAATGCTGAATTGAAATCTAGTATAGATAAACTTAGAAATACAgagacagaaaaagaaaatataaaacgagatagaaacaaacatttaaagTATACGGCTGCAGAAGATATgttgaaagagaaaataaaacattcGTGA